One window from the genome of bacterium encodes:
- the cas2 gene encoding CRISPR-associated endonuclease Cas2, producing MARQRYLVGYDISEPKRLRNVHKVMCGYGDPLQYSVFVCDLDGVERLYMQQDLADIIHHGEDRVLIVDLGPARTRGEECFTFMGVKPVLPSGEAVIV from the coding sequence ATGGCGCGGCAGCGGTACTTGGTCGGATACGACATCAGCGAACCGAAACGTCTCCGCAATGTCCACAAGGTCATGTGCGGCTATGGAGACCCGCTCCAGTACTCGGTGTTCGTGTGTGATCTGGACGGAGTTGAGAGACTTTATATGCAGCAGGATCTTGCTGATATAATCCATCACGGTGAGGATCGGGTGCTGATCGTTGACCTCGGACCCGCCCGGACGCGGGGGGAAGAATGCTTCACGTTCATGGGAGTCAAGCCTGTGCTCCCCAGCGGTGAGGCGGTAATCGTCTGA
- the cas1 gene encoding CRISPR-associated endonuclease Cas1, with amino-acid sequence MIPTIVEADVADGALLAAEKDGRSEPAESLEVPELIPARMLNEFVYCPRLFYLEWVSVLWADNPDTAAGRFTHRVVDQGGGAAPGPEEDVLVEARSVAVSSERLGLTAVIDLIEGDDGKVRPLDYKRGSVPDIAFQAWDTDRAQLCVAGLLLREEGYDCDEGIIYYAKSRRRIYVEFDEELISDTLAALEELREVAARSEAPPPLVDSPKCPRCSLVGICLPDEVNLLSGRSSHTPRRLVPRDLQSRPLYVAEQGAWIKKKGGRIEIKVGDEIAKSLRLIDVSQVCLFGNVQISSQAVREFLSRDIPVCWFNYGGMFIGMATGLSSKHVELRRRQVVNAYQGNVRIAAAIVGAKIANSRTILRRNAKQPVDKRVMDSLKSLASKAAESQSIPELLGIEGAAARDYFMNLPSMLNAPEAMPGREFSFQGRNRRPPRDAVNCLLSFLYSLLTKEVTATTFAIGFDPYLGFFHRPRFGRPALALDLAEEFRPLVADSTVLTLINNGEIKPSHFTVRAGGVSLTAEGRKKVFRAYERRLDVEVGHPEFGYRITYRRVIEVQARLLAAKLLGEIPEYKPFETR; translated from the coding sequence GTGATCCCAACGATTGTCGAGGCCGATGTCGCAGATGGCGCCTTGCTCGCGGCCGAGAAGGATGGGCGAAGCGAACCGGCCGAGTCCTTGGAAGTGCCGGAGTTGATCCCGGCCCGGATGCTCAACGAGTTCGTCTATTGTCCGCGTCTGTTCTATCTAGAGTGGGTGAGCGTTCTCTGGGCCGACAATCCAGATACGGCTGCGGGACGCTTCACTCATCGCGTCGTGGATCAGGGAGGCGGCGCAGCACCCGGTCCAGAGGAGGATGTGCTCGTTGAGGCTCGATCGGTGGCAGTGTCGTCGGAACGACTGGGCCTTACCGCCGTCATCGACTTAATCGAGGGGGACGACGGCAAGGTTCGTCCGTTGGACTACAAGCGCGGGAGCGTGCCTGATATCGCCTTCCAGGCATGGGACACCGATCGCGCTCAACTGTGTGTCGCCGGACTGTTGCTGCGGGAGGAGGGTTACGACTGCGACGAAGGGATCATCTACTATGCCAAGAGCCGTCGACGGATCTATGTTGAATTCGACGAAGAGTTGATCTCTGACACACTCGCTGCTCTAGAGGAACTGCGAGAGGTGGCCGCGAGGAGCGAGGCTCCACCTCCTCTCGTGGACAGCCCGAAGTGTCCCAGGTGTTCGCTCGTGGGCATATGCCTTCCTGACGAGGTGAATCTGCTGTCCGGGCGTTCGAGCCACACGCCTCGACGGCTCGTGCCGCGTGATCTCCAGTCTCGCCCGCTCTATGTGGCCGAACAGGGTGCCTGGATCAAGAAGAAAGGAGGTCGTATCGAAATCAAGGTAGGCGACGAGATCGCTAAGTCATTGCGCCTGATCGATGTGTCACAGGTCTGCCTATTCGGGAACGTCCAGATCTCCTCGCAGGCCGTACGAGAGTTCCTGTCGCGAGACATTCCCGTGTGCTGGTTCAACTATGGGGGCATGTTCATCGGTATGGCCACTGGCCTATCGTCGAAACACGTCGAGTTGCGGCGTCGTCAGGTGGTGAACGCGTATCAGGGAAACGTGAGAATCGCTGCTGCGATCGTTGGCGCGAAGATCGCCAACTCCCGAACCATATTGCGTCGAAATGCGAAACAGCCTGTCGACAAGAGAGTCATGGATTCTCTCAAGTCGCTGGCATCTAAGGCCGCGGAATCCCAGTCGATACCAGAACTTCTAGGAATAGAGGGTGCAGCCGCGAGAGACTATTTCATGAATCTGCCGAGCATGTTGAACGCTCCGGAAGCAATGCCAGGTCGAGAGTTCAGCTTCCAAGGGAGAAATCGCAGGCCACCGCGAGATGCGGTGAACTGTTTGCTTTCGTTTCTCTACTCACTCTTGACCAAGGAGGTGACGGCGACCACCTTTGCAATTGGATTCGATCCGTACTTGGGCTTTTTCCACAGACCCAGATTCGGTCGTCCAGCACTCGCGCTTGACCTTGCGGAGGAGTTCAGGCCGCTGGTCGCGGATTCGACAGTGCTCACGTTGATCAACAATGGAGAGATCAAACCAAGTCACTTCACTGTGCGGGCTGGAGGTGTCAGTCTGACCGCCGAAGGCCGCAAGAAGGTGTTCAGGGCATACGAGCGCCGACTCGATGTGGAGGTGGGGCATCCCGAGTTCGGATACCGGATCACCTATCGCCGTGTGATCGAGGTCCAAGCCAGGTTGTTGGCTGCCAAATTGTTGGGGGAGATACCTGAATACAAGCCTTTTGAAACGCGATAG
- the cas3u gene encoding type I-U CRISPR-associated helicase/endonuclease Cas3: protein MSEFDFSTWFREVHGVEPFPWQVRLTRQVLETGSWPEVIDLPTGVGKTAALDTAVFSLAVDPQRFPRRVVFVVDRRIIVDQTYERAETIQRALAEARTPALRWMKDRLASVGGAVGGAVDGLLGVACLRGGIPIDGAWALRPDLPWVVVSTVDQYGSRLLFRGYGVSAGMRPIHAGLAGNDCLVILDEVHLSRPFAETVSAVNRRRSASSLPHRFQVVEMSATPTASTATRFNLIEADLAASETLRKRVEASKSAVLSPVGGARQPAEEALPVEVTKLAKKAIPPEASSVGVIVNRVRSAREVHRALREAGYESWLITGRMRPLDRAEVIADISQLVNPDSHHLSDDPTFVVATQAVEVGADFSFDALITECAPIGSLRQRFGRLDRRGTFEERSGSRAQAWILGVRSTLEPKHVDLVYGKSVRATWEELKRRVGFNSSLDVGPRSADLDDFPDEASASPERAPLLLDTHIEAWAQTNPEPIVQSDVAPFLHGLGASVSADVSVVWRWDRSPEVLRLVPPRPAEFLQVPVGAVKAWLARHPKEVPVADAGTLEEFEEDGSVVTQADGWVRWGGFGTGPESISLNEIRPGDVLVVDPTWGGLSGLNWDPGDVDEVADLGDAAQVEYGKRATLRLDPRLLDDAPTPDSETEIDIPRDRISAWIEGRLDQEDDLPGWQIRVLRRLSSGFRMHLVGANGGGEDYLVLVERGERSAVDAATLDGSDESVSGTGTGTTLRDHMNGLGEMAASFAEALGLAPDLRDDLRLAGRLHDLGKVDPRFQLQLVGGDPVREAMLDEPLAKSLPDAPRVRRYPKGMRHEMASVALVQSNPAILEEAHDPDLVLHLIATHHGWARPLPPIIPDDDPQGLRYTHDGHEMHASTDLADTPLALEAADRFWRLSDRYGSHGLAWLEATFRLADHRQSEREAG from the coding sequence ATGAGTGAGTTCGACTTCTCGACCTGGTTCCGGGAGGTCCACGGTGTCGAGCCGTTCCCCTGGCAGGTCCGACTCACCCGCCAGGTGCTCGAAACCGGATCATGGCCGGAGGTGATCGATCTGCCGACGGGCGTCGGCAAGACCGCCGCTCTTGATACTGCTGTGTTCTCGCTCGCGGTCGATCCGCAGCGGTTCCCCCGGCGCGTCGTGTTCGTCGTGGACCGTCGCATCATCGTGGATCAGACATACGAGCGGGCCGAGACCATCCAGAGAGCACTTGCCGAAGCGAGGACGCCGGCCTTGCGGTGGATGAAGGATCGTCTGGCCTCCGTCGGTGGCGCTGTTGGCGGCGCGGTCGATGGACTCCTCGGGGTGGCGTGTCTGCGCGGCGGCATCCCCATCGACGGCGCGTGGGCGCTGCGCCCGGACCTCCCGTGGGTGGTGGTCTCGACGGTCGATCAATATGGATCGCGTCTGCTGTTCCGCGGATACGGGGTCAGTGCAGGAATGAGACCGATCCACGCCGGTCTCGCCGGTAACGATTGCCTGGTGATCCTCGACGAGGTGCACCTCAGCCGCCCCTTCGCCGAGACCGTTTCCGCAGTCAACCGGCGCAGGAGTGCGTCGTCGTTGCCGCATCGCTTCCAAGTCGTGGAGATGTCAGCCACGCCCACCGCCTCGACGGCAACCCGGTTCAACCTCATCGAGGCCGATCTTGCAGCCTCGGAGACACTTCGGAAACGCGTCGAGGCTTCGAAGAGCGCCGTGCTGTCGCCGGTGGGCGGCGCTCGCCAGCCCGCGGAGGAAGCACTGCCTGTCGAGGTCACCAAGCTTGCGAAGAAGGCGATCCCCCCGGAGGCAAGCAGTGTCGGTGTCATCGTGAACCGGGTTCGCAGCGCCCGCGAGGTCCACCGCGCCCTACGCGAGGCCGGCTACGAGTCGTGGCTGATCACCGGACGGATGCGGCCCCTGGACCGCGCCGAGGTCATTGCCGACATCAGCCAGCTAGTCAATCCTGATTCCCACCACTTGTCGGACGACCCTACGTTCGTCGTCGCCACCCAGGCCGTCGAGGTTGGCGCCGATTTCAGCTTCGACGCGCTCATCACCGAGTGCGCGCCGATCGGCAGTCTCAGGCAGCGTTTCGGCCGCCTCGACCGGCGGGGCACATTTGAAGAGCGGAGCGGTTCTCGCGCGCAGGCGTGGATCCTCGGCGTCCGCTCGACTCTTGAGCCGAAGCACGTCGATCTGGTCTACGGGAAGTCGGTCCGTGCGACCTGGGAGGAACTCAAGAGACGTGTCGGCTTCAACTCATCATTGGACGTCGGCCCCCGATCTGCTGACCTCGACGACTTCCCCGACGAAGCGTCGGCGTCCCCGGAACGGGCTCCTTTGCTCTTGGACACACACATCGAGGCTTGGGCGCAGACCAACCCGGAGCCGATCGTCCAGTCCGACGTTGCGCCCTTCCTTCATGGGCTCGGTGCTTCCGTCAGCGCTGATGTGTCGGTCGTTTGGCGCTGGGACCGTTCGCCGGAGGTGCTGCGACTCGTTCCGCCGCGGCCGGCGGAGTTCCTTCAGGTGCCGGTCGGAGCCGTCAAGGCATGGCTGGCGCGGCATCCGAAAGAGGTTCCCGTCGCCGACGCCGGCACCCTCGAGGAGTTCGAAGAAGACGGATCTGTCGTCACGCAAGCAGACGGCTGGGTGCGGTGGGGAGGGTTCGGGACCGGTCCGGAATCCATCTCTCTCAACGAGATTCGACCTGGGGACGTGCTCGTCGTGGATCCGACCTGGGGCGGATTGAGCGGTCTCAACTGGGACCCTGGCGACGTTGACGAGGTCGCCGACCTTGGAGACGCCGCCCAGGTCGAGTACGGGAAGAGGGCGACGCTGCGCCTCGACCCCCGACTGCTGGATGACGCCCCAACTCCTGACAGCGAGACCGAGATCGACATACCGCGGGATCGGATCAGTGCATGGATCGAGGGGCGACTCGATCAGGAGGACGATCTCCCCGGTTGGCAGATCCGCGTGCTTCGCAGACTGAGTTCCGGCTTCCGGATGCACCTCGTCGGTGCCAACGGCGGCGGAGAGGACTACCTGGTTCTCGTTGAGCGCGGTGAGCGGTCCGCCGTCGACGCAGCCACTCTCGACGGTTCCGACGAGTCGGTCTCCGGCACCGGCACCGGCACGACGCTGCGCGACCACATGAACGGTCTCGGCGAGATGGCCGCCTCCTTTGCCGAGGCGCTGGGCCTGGCTCCGGACCTCCGCGACGACCTACGGCTGGCGGGGCGGCTCCACGATCTCGGCAAGGTGGACCCACGGTTTCAGTTGCAACTCGTCGGCGGGGATCCGGTCCGCGAGGCAATGCTCGACGAGCCGCTCGCCAAGTCCCTCCCGGATGCTCCGCGGGTGCGGCGTTACCCCAAGGGAATGCGCCACGAGATGGCGAGTGTCGCCCTTGTGCAATCGAATCCCGCAATCCTCGAGGAGGCGCACGATCCGGACCTGGTCCTGCACCTGATCGCCACCCACCACGGTTGGGCGCGACCGCTTCCGCCGATCATCCCTGACGACGATCCACAGGGATTGCGGTACACCCATGATGGTCACGAGATGCACGCTTCTACCGACCTCGCGGACACGCCCTTGGCGCTCGAGGCGGCGGATCGCTTCTGGCGCCTCTCCGACCGATACGGGTCTCACGGCTTGGCCTGGCTCGAGGCGACCTTCCGGCTCGCCGATCATCGGCAGAGCGAGCGGGAGGCGGGATGA
- the csb2 gene encoding type I-U CRISPR-associated protein Csb2: MLAIEVNFLTRRYVATAHHDRRRHEWPPDPARVFSALVATWADADAPDPGERAALEWLEAQPPPAIVASDAVNRKVVSYFVPVNDASVVAPSSYRKRAESIEELSDALTDALFESEGEITRAVRGIQTKIRRQRDVSALVAGAGSTNVKSALELLPGGRGKQERWFPSVTPAEPRVTYVWSADPTQDLASALDRLLSRVARLGHSSSLVSCRLTEDPPAPTYVPGDGLKVMRSVRRGQLVALERAHEQHKAVKPRALPFAPVRYRAVSAATDGVQCLRADTAGEWLVFEFRPGSRNFPATRAVEIATTLRKAIFRYAADPLPEGLSGHQPGGGPSTRAHVGFLALPWVGHTHADGRLMGVAIGVPDSVDGESKRALLRAMGVWEQAACPLSLTFGPNGVLEMERLIGSSALVTLRPQPWRRPSQRWVSVIPVALPTHPGRLTGGTASARGAAWRRAEQAVIDSCRHVGLPEPADVVVSLDPFVAGALPAFMFPAFHQRGSNGEPVARRLVHVAVTFDRPLEGPLALGGGRYVGLGLMRPSHIEDGGDE; the protein is encoded by the coding sequence ATGCTCGCCATTGAGGTCAACTTTCTGACCCGTCGGTACGTGGCGACCGCGCACCACGACCGGCGTCGGCACGAATGGCCGCCCGATCCGGCGCGCGTGTTCTCGGCGCTCGTTGCCACATGGGCGGACGCGGACGCCCCCGATCCGGGCGAGCGTGCAGCACTCGAATGGTTGGAGGCCCAACCACCGCCGGCGATCGTTGCCTCCGACGCTGTGAATCGCAAAGTCGTGAGCTACTTCGTGCCGGTCAACGACGCATCTGTCGTCGCCCCGTCCTCATATCGGAAGCGCGCCGAGAGCATTGAGGAGCTCAGCGACGCCCTGACCGATGCTCTGTTCGAGTCCGAGGGCGAGATCACCCGGGCGGTCCGAGGAATCCAGACGAAGATTCGCCGCCAGCGGGATGTCTCGGCGTTGGTGGCTGGTGCCGGCAGCACGAATGTGAAGTCGGCTCTTGAGCTACTGCCCGGAGGGCGCGGCAAGCAGGAGCGTTGGTTCCCCTCGGTGACCCCGGCTGAACCTCGTGTCACCTACGTCTGGTCGGCGGATCCGACTCAGGATCTCGCGTCGGCACTTGACCGGCTGCTCAGTCGAGTGGCGCGGCTGGGGCACTCCTCATCACTCGTGTCGTGCCGGCTGACGGAGGATCCCCCGGCACCGACGTACGTCCCTGGCGACGGGCTGAAGGTCATGCGCTCGGTGCGGCGAGGCCAGCTGGTCGCCCTCGAGCGTGCCCACGAGCAGCACAAGGCCGTCAAACCCAGAGCGCTGCCCTTCGCTCCGGTTCGCTATCGAGCCGTCTCCGCCGCGACGGACGGCGTGCAGTGTCTCCGCGCCGATACCGCTGGCGAGTGGCTGGTCTTCGAGTTCCGGCCCGGCTCTCGGAACTTCCCGGCGACGAGGGCGGTGGAGATCGCGACGACCCTCCGCAAGGCGATCTTCCGCTATGCCGCGGATCCGTTGCCGGAGGGTTTGAGCGGACACCAACCCGGCGGTGGGCCGTCGACCAGAGCGCACGTTGGCTTCCTCGCCCTGCCGTGGGTGGGCCACACCCATGCGGACGGACGTCTGATGGGGGTGGCAATCGGCGTGCCCGACAGCGTGGACGGCGAGTCGAAGCGTGCGCTGCTGCGGGCGATGGGCGTCTGGGAGCAGGCCGCGTGTCCCCTGTCTCTCACGTTCGGGCCTAACGGAGTGCTTGAGATGGAACGCCTGATCGGTTCCAGCGCCCTTGTCACGTTGCGACCGCAGCCTTGGCGTCGCCCTTCCCAACGCTGGGTCTCGGTCATACCGGTCGCGTTGCCCACGCATCCCGGCCGGCTGACCGGCGGTACGGCGTCGGCTCGAGGGGCCGCTTGGCGTCGCGCCGAGCAAGCGGTGATCGATTCCTGCCGCCACGTCGGGCTTCCGGAGCCGGCTGACGTCGTGGTCTCGCTCGATCCGTTCGTTGCTGGCGCGCTGCCGGCATTCATGTTCCCGGCGTTCCACCAGCGTGGCTCCAATGGTGAGCCGGTCGCTCGACGGCTCGTTCACGTCGCGGTCACCTTCGATCGGCCGCTGGAAGGTCCGTTGGCACTCGGCGGCGGTCGGTACGTCGGTCTCGGGCTCATGCGACCCTCACACATCGAGGACGGCGGCGATGAGTGA
- the cas7u gene encoding type I-U CRISPR-associated RAMP protein Csb1/Cas7u, with translation MADLTLEKLADATAGGSVALRSVTRLQPAGGPGDKVFPPSYAVEGRAEHKYVIEERQLDDRVVTTVLLDSVASQANRAELALLDGWESGELGFPVPYVDFSAAEDVADVGRLTALEAPHRFADAIFRDSLLGGTLFRLSDLGRAVTDASPRDAKALFRYCPSALLFGMWDSTGPKGGLGSKFQRAYVSEIVGLDAQIGKKVGSRIDPLQIERLEEADRAFNHADADQVWTFDPDEAEKDSKEKPKLADRGSGEGTAGLPSKINHGNVTPTIDALAGGVTISAAVQTTVISLAALRRLRFAGRSREAQAAARTAIAALGVAAIVLQHEMDYDLRSRCLLVPEHPPRIELVGRDGSAPEVIDIDRSTAAFILRTAAERAASLGLGWETEEIRLEPAPKLVELIRRSRKVSHAEQPGA, from the coding sequence ATGGCTGACTTGACCTTGGAAAAACTCGCAGATGCGACGGCAGGGGGCTCTGTAGCGCTGCGGTCGGTGACGCGCCTGCAACCTGCCGGGGGGCCGGGCGACAAGGTGTTCCCTCCGTCGTATGCGGTAGAGGGACGCGCCGAGCACAAGTACGTGATCGAGGAACGGCAGCTGGACGACCGAGTCGTTACCACGGTGCTGCTCGACTCGGTGGCGTCGCAGGCGAACCGGGCCGAGTTGGCGCTGCTCGACGGGTGGGAGTCGGGCGAACTGGGCTTTCCCGTGCCCTACGTCGACTTCAGCGCCGCTGAGGACGTAGCGGATGTCGGCCGGCTGACCGCCTTGGAGGCCCCTCACCGCTTCGCCGATGCGATCTTCAGGGACTCACTGCTGGGGGGCACCCTGTTCCGCCTGTCCGACCTCGGGCGCGCCGTCACGGACGCCAGTCCCCGCGATGCCAAGGCACTGTTCCGCTACTGTCCGTCGGCTCTCCTGTTCGGCATGTGGGACTCCACCGGGCCGAAGGGTGGGCTGGGTTCGAAGTTCCAGCGGGCGTACGTGTCCGAGATCGTCGGGCTCGATGCGCAGATCGGCAAGAAGGTCGGGAGCAGAATCGATCCGCTGCAGATCGAGCGGCTCGAGGAGGCAGACAGGGCGTTCAACCACGCGGACGCAGATCAGGTGTGGACGTTCGACCCGGACGAGGCCGAGAAAGACTCGAAGGAGAAACCGAAGTTGGCGGATCGTGGCAGCGGAGAGGGTACGGCGGGCCTTCCCTCGAAGATCAACCACGGGAACGTTACTCCCACCATCGATGCTCTGGCGGGTGGTGTGACCATCTCGGCAGCGGTGCAGACGACGGTGATCTCACTGGCGGCTCTCCGGCGACTGCGTTTCGCTGGGCGCAGCCGCGAGGCGCAGGCAGCGGCGCGTACGGCCATCGCGGCACTGGGCGTGGCGGCGATCGTCCTCCAACACGAGATGGACTACGACCTACGGTCCCGTTGCCTGCTGGTTCCCGAGCACCCTCCGCGGATCGAGTTGGTGGGCCGGGACGGCTCGGCGCCCGAAGTCATCGACATCGATCGGAGCACGGCCGCGTTCATTCTCCGCACGGCCGCGGAACGAGCCGCGAGCTTGGGCCTCGGCTGGGAGACCGAAGAGATCCGCCTCGAGCCAGCCCCGAAGTTGGTCGAGTTGATCCGCAGGAGCCGCAAGGTGAGCCACGCTGAGCAGCCTGGGGCGTGA
- a CDS encoding ribbon-helix-helix domain-containing protein: MNKTTVYLPDTLKQGVERLARQRSCSEAEVIRQAIQDAITRPKPRSGIIPGDSAWAERADDYLDGFGER, encoded by the coding sequence ATGAACAAGACGACGGTGTACTTGCCCGACACCTTGAAGCAGGGCGTGGAGCGGTTGGCGCGGCAGCGGTCCTGCTCGGAGGCGGAAGTCATACGCCAGGCCATACAGGACGCGATCACGCGGCCCAAGCCCCGCAGCGGGATCATCCCCGGTGACAGCGCCTGGGCCGAGCGGGCGGATGACTACCTGGACGGATTCGGCGAGCGATGA
- a CDS encoding PIN domain-containing protein — MIVADTSGLIAFFSESGSQHEAVTAWIGAHEPVMVVSPYVLAEVDYLVATRKGVEAELAVLAELSGGAYELAGMDAPDVVAAQRVIERYRDLGIGLADASIAVLAQRYRTRTVLTLDRRHFGVMRPLDGGTFTIVP, encoded by the coding sequence ATGATCGTCGCCGACACCAGCGGGCTCATCGCCTTCTTCAGCGAGTCCGGTTCACAGCACGAGGCGGTGACGGCTTGGATCGGCGCCCACGAACCCGTGATGGTGGTCTCTCCCTACGTCCTGGCCGAGGTGGACTATCTGGTCGCGACCCGCAAGGGTGTGGAGGCCGAGTTGGCCGTGCTGGCGGAGCTGTCGGGGGGCGCCTACGAACTGGCGGGGATGGACGCGCCCGACGTGGTGGCGGCCCAACGGGTGATCGAGCGCTACCGGGACCTCGGCATTGGTCTCGCCGACGCCTCTATCGCCGTGCTCGCTCAGCGCTACCGGACTCGCACCGTCCTGACGCTGGATCGGAGGCACTTCGGTGTCATGCGCCCGCTGGACGGAGGCACCTTCACGATCGTCCCCTGA
- the dtd gene encoding D-aminoacyl-tRNA deacylase, whose amino-acid sequence MRALVQRVTEARVCVDDGVVGEIGPGLCCLVGATHGDDHDSAVKLAAKLWHLRILADENGHMNRSVAEVGGEVLVVSQFTLYGDTRKGRRPSFIDAAAPDEAARLIDELVAELRRLGATVATGSFGAEMKVELTNDGPVTLMLEV is encoded by the coding sequence GTGCGAGCGCTGGTGCAGCGGGTCACGGAGGCTCGCGTGTGTGTGGACGACGGCGTGGTCGGCGAGATCGGTCCGGGGCTGTGCTGCCTGGTGGGGGCGACCCACGGCGACGACCACGACAGCGCCGTCAAGCTGGCCGCCAAGCTCTGGCACCTGCGGATCCTCGCCGACGAGAACGGTCACATGAACCGGTCGGTCGCCGAGGTGGGCGGTGAAGTGCTGGTGGTCAGCCAGTTCACCCTCTACGGCGACACGCGCAAGGGCCGCCGCCCGTCGTTCATCGACGCCGCCGCCCCCGACGAGGCGGCACGGCTGATCGACGAACTGGTCGCCGAGTTGCGGCGCCTGGGTGCAACGGTGGCGACCGGCTCCTTCGGCGCCGAGATGAAGGTGGAACTCACCAACGACGGCCCCGTCACCCTCATGCTCGAGGTCTGA